A stretch of Brassica rapa cultivar Chiifu-401-42 chromosome A08, CAAS_Brap_v3.01, whole genome shotgun sequence DNA encodes these proteins:
- the LOC117127379 gene encoding probable zinc transporter 12 → MSKLGNTLLSRLVIYLLVLPLLVSAAAEEENDFSCSVPLKISNYFSLVTGSICLIAPFLHILPDAIESLTSSCLGDEPAWGDFPMVGVVSMSAMILTMIESFASSYMKRLKSIAFENKEEENKKGDLIHVHNQRQHDHNNIRRKLLTHVLESGIVVHLIIVGIALGASSSVSTIKPFIGAITIRQLLEGVRLGRCIRLFKRCSCRNIILHGDF, encoded by the exons ATGAGTAAACTGGGAAACACCCTGCTTTCGCGTTTGGTTATCTACTTGCTTGTTCTACCTCTTCTAGTCTCCGCGGCTGCCGAGGAAGAAAACGACTTCAGTTGCTCTGTTCCT TTGAagatttcaaattattttagCCTCGTTACCGGCTCAATCTGCCTCATCGCCCCTTTCCTCCACATTCTTCCTGATGCCATAGAGAGCCTCACTAGTTCTTGCCTTGGAGATGAGCCAGCTTGGGGTGATTTCCCGATGGTTGGAGTTGTATCCATGTCTGCTATGATCCTAACCATGATTGAATCCTTCGCTTCATCTTATATGAAAAGATTGAAGAGTATAGCCTTtgaaaataaagaagaagaaaacaagaagGGTGATCTGATTCATGTTCATAATCAAAGGCAACATGATCACAATAATATTAGACGCAAGCTCCTAACTCATGTATTGGAATCAGGGATTGTGGTTCATTTGATAATCGTAGGAATAGCTTTAGGAGCATCTTCAAGTGTTAGCACCATTAAGCCTTTTATAGGTGCAATAACTATACGTCAATTGCTAGAAGGAGTTCGTCTTGGACGTTGCATCCGGTTGTTTAAACGCTGCAGCTGCCGGAATATTATTTTACATGGCGACTTTTAG
- the LOC103832954 gene encoding uncharacterized protein LOC103832954, whose product MSSRSSSSSAREVELQKEAKRHEVALDELSCLSSSRSVYQKNGNLFFLTTAKKVKIDAEKQLDHAKSELAKIRSQTR is encoded by the coding sequence ATGTCGAGCcgctcgtcttcttcttctgcccGCGAAGTAGAACTTCAGAAGGAAGCGAAAAGGCACGAGGTTGCTCTAGATGAATTGAGCTGTCTCTCTTCTTCTCGAAGTGTCTACCAGAAAAACGGAAACCTCTTCTTCCTCACCACTGCCAAGAAAGTGAAAATCGACGCGGAGAAACAACTAGACCACGCTAAATCTGAACTCGCCAAGATTCGTTCGCAGACACGATGA
- the LOC103832953 gene encoding uncharacterized protein LOC103832953 isoform X1, whose product MVVHLRRGRRSGRSTRAGSSNPLPGSSPSVPEAVAAPSFEDSFALAAVMNPDNVHSPLFLHHADHPGLQIVSVQLDGSNYTQWCSAMKIALDAKNKIAFVDGSLPRPESGNPLFRIWSRCNSMVKSWLLNSVTKQIYGSILSFDDATEIWDDLHNRFHKTNLPRTFQLIQQIQDLRQGSMDLSSYYTTLKTLWDNLDGAEPAEMCLCCNTFNCASQRSAKAKVERSRIIKFLSGLSEKYSIIRSQILMKKPLPDLAEICNILDQDDSQRQFNSVVAPAAFHVSHDSASSSALLQSPNSAQSPGMVSSDANVSQPGALNAFHKKPGPICSHCNNTGHVVDRCYKLHGYPVGWKKGKWGSDKSKSSAVAANVSSQDRPSPVSGLDNLVGQLNKDQIQNFIAYFSSQLQTKPTESGSINVSQRHDSSGITFSSSTFCFVGLLSLANCVTDLHTWIMDSGATHHVSHDRGAFLSLDTSVNHFVNLPNGSTIKVGGIGQIKLTATLALQNVLFLPEFRLNLMSISCLTSDLGARVTFDSGCFEIQDPSKGLMIGKGRRTANLYVLDLDAAGHTDSAVSSIISNAVVDASIWHQRFGHSSFKRLELLQDVLGISKAKNKGLLHCDICHRAKQKKLSYSLNPKLCSHPFELLHIDVWGPFSEPTQEGYRYFLTIVDDHTRATWIYLLKLKSDVLTVFPEFIQMVERQYSANVKSVRSDNAPELRFDALYKAKGIVSYHSCPETPEQNSVVERKHQHILNVARALMFQSGVPLTFWGDCILTSVFLINRTPSPVISNKTPYELLTGKLPDYTHLKTFGCLCYASTSPKQRHKFQDRARACVFLGYPSGYKGYKLIDLQSNSVFISRNVVFHEELFPYLQASSPTGYEDFFPRLYSPSSSVPSVPSPSSPVASIPQVIPDEVSLPAKRVSRPPSHLQDYHCSSAISSTEHPISNVLSYAALSDPYMIFINALNSIPEPSSYAQAVKFKEWCDAMGIEITALEDNETWIICSLPEGKQAVGCKWVFKIKLNADGTIERYKARLVAKGYTQQEGLDYVETFSPVAKAATVKLLLAVAAAKGWSLTQLDISNAFLNGDLEEEIYMTLPPGYSPRQGESFPPDAVCKLKKSLYGLKQASRQWFLKFSESLLQLGFTTSSGDHTLFTKHAGNVYMAVLVYVDDIIIASSCDHATELLKSALQASFKLRDLGQLRYFLGLEIARSSAGITLCQRKYILDLLTETGLLGCKPVSIPMDPSIKLSTEDGDLLENAVIYRRLVGKLLYLTFTRPDITFAVHKLCQFTASPRAPHLHAAYKVLHYLKGTIGQGLFYSSTSDMKLSAFADADWGTCPDTRRSVSGLCMFVGPALVAWKSNKQETVSCSSAESEYRAMAEAVKEMIWFRNLLQDLWVDNPGPAPLFCDNTAAIHIANNAVFHERTKHVERDCHVVRERVKSGMIKTLHVRSENQLADILTKPLYPGPFRHLLSKMEFINLYAPS is encoded by the coding sequence ATGGTTGTTCATCTCCGTCGCGGTCGCCGTTCCGGTCGTTCCACACGTGCTGGTAGCTCGAATCCTCTTCCTGGTAGCTCCCCTTCTGTTCCTGAAGCCGTTGCAGCTCCGTCTTTTGAAGATTCGTTTGCTCTTGCCGCCGTTATGAACCCCGACAACGTTCACTCTCCGCTGTTTCTTCATCACGCGGATCATCCAGGCTTGCAGATCGTTTCCGTACAGCTTGATGGATCCAACTACACCCAGTGGTGTTCAGCCATGAAGATCGCTCTTGACGCTAAGAACAAAATCGCTTTCGTCGATGGTTCTTTACCTCGTCCTGAATCAGGTAACCCTCTGTTTAGGATCTGGTCACGCTGCAATAGCATGGTCAAATCTTGGCTTCTCAACTCTGTTACTAAACAGATCTATGGCAGTATTTTATCGTTTGATGATGCAACTGAGATCTGGGATGATTTGCATAATCGTTTTCACAAGACAAACTTGCCTAGAACTTTTCAGCTGATACAGCAGATCCAAGACCTCCGCCAGGGCTCTATGGATCTCTCCAGTTACTACACAACACTGAAGACTCTTTGGGACAATCTAGATGGTGCTGAGCCCGCTGAGATGTGCTTGTGTTGCAACACTTTCAACTGTGCCAGTCAACGTTCTGCCAAGGCAAAGGTCGAGCGGAGCCGTATCATTAAGTTTCTTTCTGGTTTGAGTGAAAAATACTCCATCATTCGTAGCCAAATCTTAATGAAGAAGCCCCTTCCTGACCTCGCTGAGATTTGCAACATCCTTGATCAAGACGATAGCCAACGACAGTTTAACTCTGTTGTTGCTCCTGCTGCTTTTCACGTTAGTCATGACTCAGCTTCGTCCTCTGCGTTGCTCCAGTCACCTAACTCAGCTCAGTCTCCTGGTATGGTTTCTAGTGATGCCAATGTCTCTCAGCCTGGCGCTTTGAATGCTTTTCACAAGAAACCAGGACCAATCTGCTCCCATTGTAACAACACCGGTCATGTTGTGGATCGTTGTTACAAACTCCACGGTTACCCAGTTGGTTGGAAGAAAGGTAAATGGGGTTCAGATAAGTCCAAATCATCTGCAGTGGCTGCAAATGTCTCTTCCCAGGATCGTCCCTCTCCTGTTTCTGGTCTGGATAATCTTGTTGGTCAGTTAAACAAAGATCAGATTCAGAACTTCATTGCCTACTTCAGCTCTCAACTTCAAACTAAGCCTACTGAGTCTGGTTCTATTAATGTCTCTCAACGTCATGATTCTTCTGGTATAACGTTTTCCTCCTCTACCTTCTGTTTTGTTGGTCTTTTAAGTCTCGCTAACTGCGTTACTGACTTACATACCTGGATCATGGACTCTGGTGCAACACACCATGTTTCACATGATAGAGGCGCTTTTCTTAGTCTTGATACCTCTGTTAATCATTTTGTGAACCTTCCTAATGGTTCAACGATTAAAGTTGGTGGTATTGGACAGATAAAGCTCACTGCAACTCTGGCTTTGCAAAATGTTCTCTTTTTACCGGAATTCAGATTAAATCTCATGAGCATCAGTTGTTTGACATCCGATCTTGGAGCTAGAGTGACATTTGATTCTGGCTGTTTTGAAATACAGGATCCTTCCAAGGGGTTGATGATTGGAAAGGGTAGACGGACAGCAAACTTATATGTATTGGATCTGGATGCTGCAGGACATACGGATTCAGCTGTTTCTTCTATTATTTCTAACGCTGTTGTTGATGCTTCTATATGGCACCAACGTTTTGGTCATTCTTCTTTTAAAAGACTTGAGCTTCTACAAGATGTACTTGGGATTTCTAAAGCTAAGAATAAAGGGTTGTTACACTGTGACATTTGCCATAGAGCTAAACAAAAGAAGTTATCTTATTCTTTAAATCCTAAGCTTTGCTCTCACCCTTTTGAGTTACTACATATCGATGTTTGGGGGCCATTTTCTGAGCCAACACAAGAGGGTTATCGCTACTTCCTCACAATAGTGGATGATCATACACGAGCCACTTGGATTTACTTATTAAAGCTGAAAAGTGACGTTCTTACGGTATTCCCGGAGTTTATTCAAATGGTGGAAAGACAGTATTCTGCTAACGTGAAGTCAGTACGCTCAGATAACGCACCTGAACTTCGTTTTGATGCGCTTTATAAAGCCAAAGGAATTGTTTCTTATCACTCTTGCCCTGAGACTCCTGAACAGAACTCAGTCGTCGAGAGGAAACATCAACACATCCTCAACGTTGCCCGTGCGTTGATGTTCCAGTCTGGAGTTCCTTTAACCTTTTGGGGCGATTGCATTCTTACCTCGGTATTTCTTATCAATCGGACACCTTCTCCAGTGATCTCAAACAAGACCCCATATGAGTTATTAACTGGTAAGCTCCCTGATTACACACATCTGAAGACATTTGGTTGTCTCTGTTATGCGAGCACTTCTCCCAAACAACGTCACAAATTTCAAGATAGAGCTCGTGCTTGTGTCTTTCTTGGCTATCCCTCTGGTTATAAAGGTTATAAACTGATTGATCTTCAGAGCAACTCTGTCTTTATTTCTCGGAATGTGGTCTTTCATGAGGAGTTATTTCCTTATCTCCAAGCGTCTTCTCCTACTGGATATGAGGACTTCTTTCCTCGGTTATACAGTCCTTCGTCTTCAGTGCCGTCTGTACCCTCCCCCAGCTCCCCTGTTGCTTCTATTCCTCAAGTAATTCCAGATGAGGTCTCTCTTCCGGCTAAACGAGTTTCACGACCACCAAGTCATCTTCAAGACTATCATTGCTCTTCTGCAATATCTTCTACAGAACACCCTATCTCAAACGTTCTGTCTTATGCTGCTTTATCAGATCCTTATATGATCTTCATCAACGCGCTTAACAGCATCCCTGAGCCTTCCTCTTATGCCCAGGCTGTCAAGTTCAAAGAATGGTGTGATGCAATGGGGATTGAGATTACAGCTTTAGAGGACAATGAAACTTGGATCATTTGCTCTTTACCTGAAGGAAAGCAAGCAGTGGGTTGCAAATGGGTATTCAAGATCAAACTAAACGCTGATGGAACAATCGAACGCTATAAAGCACGCCTTGTAGCAAAGGGGTACACTCAACAAGAAGGCTTGGATTATGTTGAGACTTTCTCTCCTGTTGCAAAGGCAGCTACTGTGAAGCTTCTTCTTGCGGTTGCAGCTGCCAAAGGTTGGTCTTTAACTCAACTTGACATCTCTAATGCATTCCTTAACGGGGATCTAGAGGAAGAAATCTATATGACTCTACCACCTGGATACTCACCAAGACAGGGGGAATCATTTCCACCTGACGCTGTTTGCAAACTGAAGAAATCACTTTATGGTTTGAAACAAGCTTCTCGTCAATGGTTCCTGAAATTTTCAGAATCTCTACTCCAGTTGGGTTTTACTACTTCTTCCGGTGATCATACGCTATTCACCAAACACGCTGGTAATGTCTACATGGCTGTACTGGTTTATGTTGACGACATTATTATCGCAAGCAGTTGTGATCATGCTACAGAACTTCTCAAGAGTGCTCTGCAAGCATCCTTCAAGCTCAGAGATTTGGGGCAACTTCGTTACTTTCTTGGTCTGGAAATAGCTCGTTCATCTGCTGGCATTACTTTGTGTCAACGAAAATATATTCTTGATCTCCTTACAGAGACTGGATTACTCGGGTGCAAACCTGTCTCCATACCCATGGATCCCAGCATAAAACTTTCAACAGAGGATGGTGATCTCCTGGAGAACGCAGTGATTTATCGTCGCCTCGTAGGGAAACTTCTCTACTTGACATTCACTCGACCTGACATCACCTTCGCCGTTCATAAGTTATGTCAATTCACTGCCTCtcctcgtgcaccacatcttcACGCAGCTTATAAGGTCCTACATTACTTAAAAGGCACCATTGGACAAGGTCTTTTCTACTCTTCTACTTCTGATATGAAGCTCTCTGCTTTTGCGGATGCGGATTGGGGAACTTGTCCCGACACTCGTCGAAGTGTCTCAGGCCTTTGTATGTTCGTTGGTCCAGCTCTAGTTGCTTGGAAGTCAAACAAACAAGAGACTGTTTCTTGTTCTTCTGCGGAATCGGAATATAGGGCCATGGCTGAGGCTGTCAAAGAAATGATTTGGTTTCGGAACCTTCTGCAAGATCTTTGGGTCGACAATCCAGGTCCAGCTCCTCTGTTCTGCGACAACACcgctgccattcacattgccaATAACGCCGTGTTTCATGAAAGAACCAAACACGTTGAACGTGATTGCCATGTTGTTCGTGAGCGGGTTAAGTCAGGTATGATCAAGACTCTACACGTCCGTTCGGAGAATCAGCTAGCCGACATTTTAACTAAACCTCTTTACCCTGGTCCCTTCCGTCATCTATTAAGCAAGATGGAGTTCATCAACTTATATGctccatcttga
- the LOC103832955 gene encoding RING-H2 finger protein ATL78, whose product MYVPTMKQTNIFQDILVSCYSRRLLLEQSPSPTPSPYVEDNNFDANVVMVLSVLLCAFLCSLGLNSIIRCALMCSSLAPSEADNNQTAARMTNTGVKRKALKSFQTISYAADLNLPGLDTECVICLSEFVSEERVKLLPTCHHGFHVRCIDKWLSSHSSCPTCRHCLVETCQKIADCSQTRSLNPPQPPQDSIIVQIAPLQPERWIRCFR is encoded by the coding sequence ATGTATGTTCCCACCATGAAACAAACTAACATCTTCCAAGATATTCTTGTAAGTTGTTACTCAAGAAGATTACTACTTGAACAATCACCAAGTCCGACACCGTCCCCATATGTAGAAGATAACAACTTTGATGCAAATGTTGTTATGGTCCTATCAGTCCTCTTGTGTGCATTCCTTTGCTCACTTGGACTCAATTCTATAATAAGATGTGCCTTGATGTGCTCCAGTTTAGCACCATCGGAAGCTGATAACAACCAAACAGCAGCTCGCATGACCAACACAGGAGTCAAACGGAAAGCCTTGAAGAGTTTCCAGACAATAAGTTACGCTGCTGATCTGAATCTTCCTGGCCTAGACACAGAGTGCGTCATATGTCTCTCAGAGTTCGTATCCGAAGAGCGTGTGAAGCTGCTGCCGACATGCCACCATGGATTCCATGTCCGGTGTATAGACAAGTGGCTTAGTTCACATTCATCATGTCCAACGTGCAGACACTGCCTCGTGGAGACCTGCCAGAAGATTGCCGACTGCAGCCAAACAAGGTCGTTGAACCCTCCTCAACCACCACAAGACAGCATCATCGTGCAAATAGCACCACTACAACCAGAAAGATGGATACGCTGTTTTAGGTGA